aaaaaaaaaaaaaaaaagtattgtgccGGCAATAATGAGCACTGTTAACAACAGAAGGGAAAGCAGACTGCACCATCAGCATAGGATGGTTTTCTATTATGCAAGGGCAGTCAGACCACAGAGGTTCAAAAATGGGTTGGatgaagtcattttaaaaaaaataaatagtttacagACCaataccattttggagtcagaaaggaatgtTTTATCCactggtgtatatatatttgtatgtttatatatatttttaaatctctTGTGACTTTTGAACTTCGTTGTTTgcggagaaggaaagtcgtttaccacttggggtgccaaatgttaggcacccccaaatgaatgtatttatttacatgaaaccccgggctggtgcttctatcagcagaaaactacactggcccggggttataccagtgagcaccacagagcattcCTCTTCCGGCTTCATCTTCCTTCATGCGAATttgaatgaaaagccgaactttaattaaaaagtcagctatttcattctactgcgcatgcatctgcccggggaaatttgaagaaagaagaagccggaagagaatcgctccgtggtgcttattggaataaccctgggccggtgcagttttctgctgataggagcactggccgggggtttcaggtaagtaaatacattcacttgggggtgcctaacatttggcaccccaaagtggtaaatggcttttcttctcctttaaaggggcgttgacccaaaaataaaatttggcctaatgaaaaatatttgtaaGCGATTTTCCAATATAGGGTAATTATTCAACAGAATGTAAGTAAGCATTGTATCTTAAGAGCACAAATATCTCTGTGACTCATATGTAGAGACTTAATTCATATCAACCATTTCAGGAATACACAACACACAAAAGCCCTTCGGCATTACCTGCAAATAGAATTACTTACTATGCGATTCCAAACCCTACAGGAATACAGGCCAAGACCAGGCCTATCAATAGTATCACCTGGAAGAAAAAATTAGAGCTGGAGGCCCGGAAAGGCCTGGTCGACGGTCTGCAGTTTTCCATTAGACTGATCTGGAGGAAGAGCAAAAGTCATATAGTGAGAACGTAGCTTGTCCAAACTGTGGTAAAGCAGCTACTTGCAGCTGTATGCTGAtaagatacaatagatagatggTAAAATGATCATcattatgcctaaggcatagaggaggggcagacaatatttgattgacagctgagatttttaaatgaactcacaacagctatgaatgctttaagacaaaatagaatttggatttcatgtttttttatgtctgggtgacaggtcccctttaagaacgaTTATGGTAACCGCACTGATATATGGAATACCAGCCTGCCCCCAACAAATAGGTAGAACTTTGCCAATGTTGAGCTCTATAACATATGAACTGTTGTTAATAACACTGCCTGCCTGGTATCTATTACAAAAAATAAGTGTGCATGTCTATATAGTTACGAAAATATAAgaatagaaataaatgaaaatatgaaaggTCACAAAAATCCATCAAGGTTATAAAATGTACCttcttaatgtaaaatataatgaagtaCTTCACAGTTGCAATGGCTGGCAGAAGAGGTGAATAAAATATTCCAATCCAGCAAATGGTCTGCCCATAGACAATCTCTAGAACATTTTGAGGAATCTCAAACTCCTGCTGACCCCACCATTGCACGGGTTTAGATGAGCAGTATGTGACCATCAATCTACAGAGTAAGAACATCATTGTTTAGCGATGGCTATTgccccaaataaaaacaaattaaatcattATTTTGATCTGACATAAGAGAGACGTAAAgtctgttttacaaaaaaaaggggCTTCCCTACTGGCGATACACCCAAACTTTTCCTTACTGGTGAAAACTTTTACCCaaaaaggatttacattcgacagtcgaatatcgagggttaattaaccctcgatattcgaccctaagtaaatctgcccctatgtctagccccatgtcagatttcaaaattgaaagtaaaaaaatctgtttgctcttttgagaaatggatttcagtgcagaattctgctagagcagcactattaactgatgtgttttgaaaaaaacatgttttccgatgacagtatccctttaatgttttctagtagacatagagcatgaagatccattatccagaaaaccttaggtaccgagcattctgaataacaggtcccatactagcTGTGTCACACGCTGTCCTGTGATAAATATGAATGGCCACCTTTCCAGATGCGCAACCCTTAATTTTGGACCCAGGGGAGTTTTTAGATTGTCCTAATTTTAATGGTCAAATTTTACTATATTCTACTGCCTATCAAATTGTAATGCTTTCTCTCTCTTCTATTTTGCTTACTGTACTGTAAGCAAGCAGTTTGGCTAATGCATTGTATATTATGGATTCTCTATAAAGGGGTTTTAAATTGCGTTCTCTTAGCTCTTTTACATATGGTTAATAAGTCCTATAGACTGAAATGTCTTATGctttatgtttaaaggaacagtaacaccgaaaaatgaaagtgtcttaaagtaatgaaaatataaatttactgttgccctgtgctggtacactggtgtgtttgcttctgaaacactactgtagtttatataaacaagctgctgtttagccatgggggcagacattcaaagctaaaaaaggagaaaaggcacaggatacacagcagataacaaataagctctgtagtatacaatgggattcttcagcatgtatctgttatctactgtgtaacatgtgcttcaatggctgcccccatggctacacatcagcttgtttatataaactatagtagagtttctaaagcaaacacaccagttttactagttttactagtgcatggcaacactacattatattgtcattcaattaaaacactttaattttttttactattgcttTAAATGGAAAACCATAAAGGCTAAAAGGAACTAAGAATTGCCTCACAATTCAAGAAAAgcaaaagccttctgaaaacataAGCTATTACCTTGTCTCATGGTatatacacaactttgccaagcaaagcgaaaaGTTTTAACCGTCAGTTACAGAATAATAGTCACATGATTTATGTCCCTGTGGCCTACTATGAAACACAATGCAGTTATCCCCTGCCACTTCTAAACACGGACTTATCTCACCActgaaaccaaataaaaaaaatagttgtactTACTTTCGTGGAAATTCTACAAATAATGTCAATGCCACAATAATTAAAAAGTCAAAAATCATCAGCTTATACATCTCCTGACCAACCCGAGATTCCCAGCActgaaaaaagaagagaaaatatatatacaaccaTATAACTGTGTCAGCAGAAATTATCAATTAtattatatagaatttatattgtAACACAAGTATCATCTTGAATCAACTTGAATCAAGTTCGACCTAATTCGAATCAGATTCGATTCAAACTTTTGGGTCGTTTAAATtcgtctgaatataaaaaaaattgactattaataaatttcgactagtcaaattttgaatttatgggagttaaaaaaaaacaaaaaaaaaaaaccaaaactcacgtgatttcgaaattcgacccttgataaacgtgCCTCTAGGTCAAtttgccttttaaaggggtggttcacctccaagttaacttttagtatgttacagaacggccaattccaagcaatttttaaactggccttaattttttttttttaattaattgccattttcttccgactctctccagctttcaaatggcggtcactggcaccatttaaacaacaaatgctctaaaaggctacaaaaatattcttactgctactttttattactcaactttctattcaggccccctcttattcatattccaatctctcattattggattatttggatcctagcaaccaaatagctgaaattgcaaactggagagctgctgaataaaaaactaaataactcaaaagccacaaataaaaaaaaaaaatgaaaaccaatggcaaattgtctcagaatatcactctctacatcatactaaaagttaatttaaaggttaacaaccccctttagggtaagggcatatgctaagattcggggagattagacaaatcggctcttcttcaggagactaatctccccgaaaagccttcctgccagctagaatctaaatagccggcgggatggaactcagagcactttgttttctgaagttgcctcacgttcTTGATAATTGTATGTTGTCTATGCATAAAATGAGTATTAGACTTACTGGATATAACTTGTAATTATATCCACAAAGGCTACAGGTCTGGTTTTGGCAGGAGGTGATTCGAGTCCAAAGAGAAATCAACAGAACTGCAATGCTGACCAACCGGACAAACACACATCTGTAACAAAGAGAAAGATTTTACTATTGGCTACAGAAAGATTTGACGTTTGTGAAACAACTAACTTTCCCTAACATTATAAACGTGTAGGGTGGAACAGATCAGGTTTACGCAgtactttgctgcaaaatttcCTTTATTTGACACTCAAATAAAGGGTCAAATAAAGgaaattttgcagcaaagtacTGCGTAAACCTGGTCTGTTCCATCCAACACGTTTATACTGATGATATTGTACCTTGAAAGGGGTACAGGAGCAGAACCATATGGTTAATAAGCTATGGGAAAGACACCACATCCAGTGGAAACAAAGTGACTTTACAAGCTTTCCCTAACATATTATGTTTATGAAATGCATAGAAAATGTTCAACTGTTTTAAGCTGTGTTCATAAAAGAATCCACTGGAGAGCCAGTCAGTGAAATTAAGTTTTTAACTTTATCAGTGATACATAGCATAAATGGCACTGATTTGCTCTCAAGTGGATCCTTCTAGGATTATTGGAAGTGGTGCACCCAACTGTATGAGGAGCAGCAGTACCAATACCTCAGGAATATCAGAGAGACCTATTTGTTGATACGGTTATTATTCCCTCTGTGAGACGCTTCCTCGTACTCAACTGTGTGTCGAATGAGAGAATCAGAGTAGAGAATTTtctgatgaagcagcttctttctAAGGGCAGATAAGTGTGAATCTGTTGTGTTAAACTTAGAGTGTGAAGTGTGTGTAAGAAGGTCTGACTGGGGGtcatcaatactgggcaaatttgcccatgggcagtaacccaaggcaaccaaccaaattgctgctttcattgttctacttgcagcttgcTCTAAaaggctaatcactgattggttgctataggtaactgcccataggcaaatttgcccagtgttgataaatgagccccttgtGTGAattatagagactataatgaacctgtgtatagctgtttaactacattcattattgaattgtataggtacaggttggctgtggCTTTTCCTGCAAACAATAATTCTCCcagtgcatttgccacaaagcacattaactcCTACAGTTCCTTGCCCTGCTGCTCCATTGaatcccccacctatccatggcctcgctctattcactgtcctcttttaccctttcccttctcattctcattctgctgagatacccccacactcacctctccatCTCCAATAACCCTCTGCCTAAATctatatagatagaaatatctatactattataatgtatatttttcaccTCGTCCCCTTTCCTCTCCTGCTCCTGagaggggaccagaaaaaatggtgcaaagtcagggaaatgtattacgcattaaatattggtgggaccacaaaaatggtataacatatggaagaacttaaaattagggtatgtaaaaatagaggcttcactgtatgtacCCAGCTGTAACTAGAAATCCAGAGGGAATAACATTTGACAAACCGCAGGCTACTAATTGTgctaataaagtagaaaagaccaagtgctgtcctggcaaacaaggagtttgcgTCACTAATAGATGCTATACATGTGCTACAGTTACTACTATCATTTTCCATCCACTGCCTCCAAACACAGGCCAATTCCAAATGAGCAATCAGCATTCAATGATTGTAGTTTACTGCTCACTGAATTAAGTTTGAAGTAAATGAGCATGGGGAGAACAGTGAATTTCTTCTAGTGGCTAAATGGTGTTGGCTGAAAACAAACTCACTTACAAACTCACTAGCCTATGGATGATCAATCTACAGTGCAGGTCCATGAACAACAAAATAGACTGCAAACAGCACATCCCCAGCTACAGGAATAAAACTATGGAGAATCACCTGCACTCGTATTCACAAGTGACTGTGGCAAAAGTGAGTGTCAATAAAGTTTCTCCTGTGTCCCTATAATTAGCTCACCATTCTCTTCTATGTATACTAAAAAGGGCTTTTGCagactaagggtcagggcacacaggcagattcggggagattagtcaccccggcaacaaatctcctcttcttccggggcgactaatctccccgaactgcctcccctgcattCCCAATTCCACATTACAGGCCAAGCATCGGTCATTTATATTGGCTAATATTCCCAGACAACGTAGCAGAGTTAAAAACAccacataatataaaataaatcttacCGTATCAATGTAAATCTAATTTCAAAGGCTGGAGAGTAATCTTCGTATCGAACAATAGTTTCAAAGATCAGAGGTGTTATAAAGTTGGCAATGGTGATTACAATTGATGGTAAATACTCCACTAGTAGGTTTATAGGGTCAGCGCTGCTTCCACTCACCTACAcagtaaaacaaatgaatgtaatttTGCAGGTGAAACTAACCCTTACTGCACCCTGTGattattttatcatatttacaGTCAagtaatcaaaaatgaaaatcgCATTTGTTACATTCAGTTCAATGAAATCTTTTAAATCTTGGGTTTCTCACAGTTGCCCACtataaaactttttatattttggggACCCTTTAACTAAGTAGTAAAGCAACAGGGCATAGCATTCCTATCATCATTTATACGTATGTGTGAGAGTTTCCGTATTGGTTGCCTCCTCAGAAATACGCTCTGTAAAGGAAAAATAAGACTGAAGGTTGAGTCCTGGGGAATGAAGCAAGGAAAAGAATGTGGCTAGTTATGTGCTGTGAACTAGAAAAAAGGTCAACTTTAATGCCTTGTACTTTCCAGTGCTGCTTCTAAAATCAGGTTAAGATTTCAAGGAGGAACTGTATTATGAACAGGAATGAGATGTTCTTTCGCTAAAGAGTGACTCGAGGAACAAGGAAATGCAATGTTTAAACTACCCACTTATTTCAAATAAGTGGTTGAAGGCATGTTGCTGGTGACCGGAATAGCTAGCTAAAAGTCATTATTCTAATTTTCCATTTAGagttttcattcacatatttatgaCCGGAATAGCTAGCTAAAAGTCATTATTCTAATTTTCCATTTAGagttttcattcacatatttagcCTAATCCACTCTATTTGTGCAAGATTTTACATAGATTCATAATATTGTCTCAACAGTAAACAGAGACAATGCTCTCACAAGTCATTCCTAAATAGAGTAAACAGAGATGGTCCAAATACAGTGCGGTTTAAAAGACCATTTATAACCTGAGCCCAACTGCAGGATGCAGAAGCTACAATTTATCTCTGTACACGCTCACTAGTTATGTACATATTAAGATCCAAGAACCCAACAATCCTTGattaatgcaataaatatatatgagcaCCGTataaaggaaaaaacagcaaaaggGGGAGGGAGGAGGTTTTATAAAGGTTGTATACTAACTATCCCTGTGAGGACCAGAAATGGAAAATACTAAATGTTCCTGTTTGgctcaaaaaataacaaaaaccatagattctttcctgattaaaacaacaggcaaaagcTCCATTAACTGCTCTCATGTCGAACAAGGGGTATAATGCCCCTTTAAACTTTGTGCACATTGCATCATAAACAGCTGGTAAAAATCCCGAAACACTATTGGCTACtaattaaatgtaaaagaaatacTAACAGTGTTGCTGTTTTCCATTGAATATACAGTAGCTCTGTAAATTGCATAAAAGCTGCCGGCCAACACTCCAaggacaattacatttaaaagaaaacgtATGAAATAAATGCGGCATGTGTCTCCTCTTGTCCTCTTCTGCTTCCTTTGGCGGATTCTTTCCTCAGCCAGGtctgtctgtaaaaaaaacaaaaccatatgTTATATGTCCACTATATGTAGGACATTTTCAATTGTTTCCACATTACAGCCACACTGCTTTAAGTTTTCTTGTGCCCATTCTAGCTATTTGCTCTTCATTTGCAGTCATAAATAgtgatgccccgaatccaggattcggttcgggattcggcaggaATCTTTTTGCCCCGGCCAAAcctaatactaatttgcatattcaaattagaagcGGGGAGGAAAATTATGTGactatgtcacaaaacaaggaagtaaatatgttttccccttcccacccctaatttgcatatgcaaattacggttcgggttccgtattcggccaaatctttcgcgaaggattcgggagttcagccaaatccaaaatagcagattcggtgcatccctattaataaatgACCACCTGTTACTGTATATTATCCGTTATAACTGGACTATTTCATGTAAcccttttatttcctttaaaattttTCAGGCCAGTTTAGATTTTAGGTACTTTCCATTCTTTAATACCCATCACAGACGCAAAGCAGTTTAGGCAGGAAGCAACATGAATACTGGGGACAGATTAATGTACTTTGGGGATTAAAGATACATGCTGTTTGTTGATTTGTCCCTCCATAAATCTGTTGTGCAtgtgaggagagagagaaaacacAAGGAATTTTCCATTAAAGTAAATACTTTGGCTAGATTATTGGGTGTCCCTCGTCTAGTGTCTGTATCAACATTGTCTTTGTCCCAGCACTGGAGTACTGTTCCTTTTTAATGCTATTACTATGTTGCTACACTTATATATGCTACTCTTCCACCTTGGACTCTCTCTctgttggcaattttttttttatttttttttttgcgactttcagttttttaaattttgtgcaTTATAATTAAAGATTTTAAGGTTTGTGAGCCATAACTGTATATGgtatatgtacattttttaacttttaaagctTATGCTATTTATGTACATAGACATATAGATTAGGCAGCCATATATGAATAGTAATACATAGGAAATGATTCATTATACACATCTCTCCACGTGTATTTCTATGTTGGTTTTATAGGGGATATATTATATAGTGTGAGAGGCCAACACAAACGCACAGTGCTGTTTACATCCTGTATTTCACCCAATATTTCCTGTTAACATAAAACATATCTGACACAATtccttgcaaatttttttttcctcttataaAAAACTTCCTTGCATAAACCAGGacaattagtaaaaataaaacagtgactCACTTTTAATTCATACTGCAAACTGCTGTGCTTAAGACCTGCTGAGTATTGATCAGTGATACAGAAATCCCAacctgcaaatattttattgcagtagCTCTGAAATTTGTCTTCATCATGTACCAGGCTTTGTTTAAAACCATTTACAGCCCTGTAAAGTAATCAGTCATTtagtataagaaaaaaaaaacattatgacaaatataacaatataaatcatATAACAATATTGTATCTTGCAGACAAGGCTTCTGGCTATGATTTCTAATGTAATGGAACAAGGACATTAGTTTGAAGCCCAAAAAATGAAATGAGTATTTAGGCACAAAAGGCATCTTGAAGATGGCAAATTTTTAGCAGGCAAATGTCAAAATCTCCATTAGTAGGCCACATGCCCTTGCAAAGGAATATaggtgctagagtcctgcacaggttcATTTTTTGAAACCCATACCTAACCCGAACCCGCAGCCCGAAATTTTACCcgcatgtattagagctcactctaataactgattccagtacaaacaaaatctaacaacataactggcttttgcacaaattctgcatgtagagagacagaatttctggtgattttaatagagtgagctctaatacatcttctaggcaaaaggagctcccatataagatattggatctgtcaatgaatgtCTGACACCTAACTCCTGAACGAAGAAAAACAGATgatgagaaaggaatagtgaagataaacttgattatttcagaaatggcacagaatatttaattgattgtatttagaaagttttttatttcagtatgctgaagcttatattaaattttcattttcgtgatagttcccttttTAAATAACCAAAGCACCAATGGGAGAATATAAGAAGGGGTTgacaggggtttagttctccattaagcacAAATATTGTATCCAGGTTCTCTCTGAAGACTGAGGAACCATTATGCCTTTACAGCCAAGTGATTGCTCACATAGCAAGAAAATCTGTGCCATGTCCAGTTCTTACTGCACTGAAAGATTTCAAAGTTCCTTCCTGCTTGTTCAAAGCTCGCCTTCCCTTTGTCACCATTTGCAggttataatatgtatataatatgtgtcCAAAGCAAAAACAGAAAGGTGGAGCATGAAGTAACATTTAAGAAAGTATGTGATATAGCAGTATACTGTAAGTTACTGAAATTTTGGTTTATGATCTAATAGTTGTAGCACTGCTTTATTAGCTAGTTTTTCTATTTGACTACACTGGGACACTACTATCCTATTGTGTGCTTCAGATAAGACAGGTGTTATGAATTCTATCTGGAATTTGCCCAAATATCttctttttaatgttattttctttttcagcgATTGTTCATTTATAGTTTCACTGGTTGTTTATCCTGGGGACCAAAAAAGTATAGAACcccttaattaataaaaaaaaagtggttggTCTGATATGCAGAGGTCTGACTGTTGTCATAATTGTAAAGCCtaaaaatagaaaagaaccccGCCTATAACCAACAGGATTTTAAAGTAATCCCAATTTGAGATGTGTTTCCTTATCAGTATTGGACAAGAAGACAAATATAACTTAGCCAATTTCTATGCTATATTTAAATCGAGTAAAACGAGACACAATACCAGGAATTAATAATTATACGTAATGATAATTAATAAAATGTGGGTGCCAATTACGGCCTGTATCAATTCATTAAGCTAATACAcgtatattaaattaattaaagtaaGAAGTTGCTTAATTGATTTAGAGAGGTGCTAGTCAATAAATAAGGTGAGATccaacaaattaatttaaaaatactgCTCCAGGCATTTACTCATAGATCTGTACCTTATAACTACAATTAATCaccatataatataataagtgCAGTTCCTAAGTggttaaagtgctagtgcaataaatAGTAAGGAGTACTTAGAAATTCattgattatataaaaaaaagtataaacctAATGACCAAAAATAGGGGTGGGTTGATAAAAGCAATTCATGGCTCAAATCCATAAAATAATTGATAAGGAAATTGGAAAAATTgcatagagggtggagttgtcccaaaagctaACTGCCTGATCAATTTGTAagacctgggacaccacaaagtagaaggcaggacagggtaaccgggaaTGTGGCCTTGGTGTATTAACTTGCCCTAAACTTGAGAAAGAACTGAgcaaccctaaaaagccacaaatccaaGGCATTAAGGGGTTTAAAGATGAGAAGGATCACACCAATGAATATCACACCCCACACCCCCAGCAGACCTAAACCAAACTGATGttgaaagtaaatattttaaaaaagtaggttaaaaagagaaaaaatgccaACACATTTTGCTTAACAGCTTTTTCAAGGTTGTTCATCCTGTTTCTTTTGGGGTACAGCAATCTAGCCCCCCCCCATAATGGGGGTAGAGGAGTCTGGAGATAACTGTAACAATGCTTCTTTTTTGATAATGTATAACCCCTgattatttgttcatttttttgagaaaaaaaaatttgacgaaaattcaataaaaagagagttaaaaaaaaggtGTTATGTCACACATATGGCAGATCCACCTCGAATTTATATCATAAAAAGTCAATATAATCCCCATTATCAGCACAAATACACAGATTTCGATTCAGTTCCTTTACAACATGCAATTACCTACGTAAGAAAAATGAACGTTACCTTTTAACTATCCAAATAATGCTCAACAACAGGCAGCTTATGGTGACCAACACATAAGCAAGTGGAAGACTGTAGTTGAAGACATAAAAGGTGACGGTGTCTATGGTATAATAGCCATAGAATAGATAGGTGAGCTCTAGAAACCcctgaaataaatgtatatagtgtCAGTACAAAACCCAT
The Xenopus laevis strain J_2021 chromosome 9_10S, Xenopus_laevis_v10.1, whole genome shotgun sequence DNA segment above includes these coding regions:
- the tmc7.S gene encoding transmembrane channel-like protein 7, which encodes MARRFPDSPCSDGDNDVFLPDGSSEPVSEFLHELPSYQSLLRRKTSYYGTIERRRSTHQLKASVSVDPGIMEPATEGMIPLREHALSMQEKRKLRDMQKLCSQYISRWSQWKQSSWNSCRKLKEDIAQLFISHLTLWRGNIRNIEGKFGTGIGSYFSFLRFLVILNLVMFLLIFCFTTLPVAISKQGVFNSSNIIPSKVDLECTHYTPGGYGLLYFYSNVIDLLSGTGFLELTYLFYGYYTIDTVTFYVFNYSLPLAYVLVTISCLLLSIIWIVKRAVNGFKQSLVHDEDKFQSYCNKIFAGWDFCITDQYSAGLKHSSLQYELKTDLAEERIRQRKQKRTRGDTCRIYFIRFLLNVIVLGVLAGSFYAIYRATVYSMENSNTVSGSSADPINLLVEYLPSIVITIANFITPLIFETIVRYEDYSPAFEIRFTLIRCVFVRLVSIAVLLISLWTRITSCQNQTCSLCGYNYKLYPCWESRVGQEMYKLMIFDFLIIVALTLFVEFPRKLMVTYCSSKPVQWWGQQEFEIPQNVLEIVYGQTICWIGIFYSPLLPAIATVKYFIIFYIKKISLMENCRPSTRPFRASSSNFFFQVILLIGLVLACIPVGFGIAYIPASKACGLFVNFNTSWEVIPNVVKTFPNGLQKFIYVIASESFAVPFFLLSCLVMFYFIALAGAHKRVVEQLQEQLAMESRDKLFLIRRLTEVHHIKV